A genomic segment from Paenibacillus sp. FSL K6-1096 encodes:
- a CDS encoding DegV family protein, with protein MNRTVIVTDSTSDIPPALAEQYGIEVVPLTLMFGEEAFRDQVDMTPEQFYERLPRSPQLPTTSQPSPVEYMNVYRRIQEQYPGSPILSFHISSGLSGTYQSAVLAKSMLEEDGEAITVVDSLSASYGFGFMVVEAARLAQQGQEPAAILEQVERLRQSRKLYFLVDTLEYLQKGGRIGKASAILGTLLNIKPILSIDAEGIIYAVEKVRGRKKAVARMIELFKADLPGVNNINVAVGHTAEPASGEEFLRELAGHFTLKEKVLTNVGPVVGSHVGNGTLAVFIWPA; from the coding sequence ATGAATCGTACCGTAATCGTTACCGACAGCACCTCCGATATCCCGCCTGCCCTGGCGGAGCAGTACGGCATTGAAGTCGTTCCGCTGACGCTGATGTTCGGCGAAGAGGCGTTCCGGGATCAGGTGGACATGACTCCGGAACAGTTCTATGAGCGCCTTCCCCGCTCGCCGCAGCTGCCGACCACCTCGCAGCCGTCACCTGTCGAATATATGAATGTGTACCGCCGTATCCAGGAGCAGTACCCGGGCAGCCCGATTTTGTCCTTCCATATTTCTTCCGGACTTAGCGGGACCTATCAGTCTGCCGTTCTGGCCAAATCGATGCTTGAGGAGGACGGGGAAGCCATCACTGTGGTGGACAGCCTGTCGGCCTCTTACGGCTTCGGCTTCATGGTAGTGGAGGCTGCCCGCCTGGCACAGCAGGGCCAGGAGCCCGCCGCCATCCTGGAGCAGGTGGAGCGGCTGCGCCAGTCGCGCAAGCTGTATTTTCTTGTGGATACGCTCGAATATCTGCAGAAGGGCGGCCGGATCGGCAAAGCGTCCGCTATTCTCGGCACGCTGCTTAATATCAAGCCGATTCTGTCAATCGATGCAGAGGGAATCATCTATGCGGTAGAGAAGGTCCGGGGCCGCAAGAAGGCCGTTGCCCGCATGATAGAGCTGTTCAAAGCGGATCTGCCGGGTGTGAATAACATTAATGTAGCCGTGGGCCATACCGCTGAACCGGCTTCCGGCGAAGAATTCCTGCGGGAATTAGCCGGGCATTTCACTCTGAAAGAGAAGGTTCTGACCAACGTCGGCCCTGTTGTAGGCAGCCACGTGGGCAACGGGACCTTAGCCGTCTTCATCTGGCCCGCCTAG
- the recG gene encoding ATP-dependent DNA helicase RecG: MVLALESIEVKQITGVSAQKQSELHAFGVFTVKDLLEYYPFRYEDFRPKPLSEVKHGDKATVVAKVIGIPVLQRYGGKSRMSCKMVAEPWMFTATWFNQHYAREQLTVGREVVLTGKWDQKRNQITVTNYEFPDRGSGKTGTLQPVYSVGGKITQSWMRKIIGQGLQQYGEMIPEILPHSIMRKYDFMSRKKAIATIHQPEDTREGQQGRRRMVYEELFLFQLKVQAFRVLNRGRMDGVVHTVDNATVRQFVRSLPFELTDAQKHVELEILQDMRSGHCMNRLLQGDVGSGKTVLAAIALYATVKSGFQGALMVPTEILAEQHMRSLTRMFEPFGITVGLLTGSVSGRKRKDLLASLQLGLLDVVVGTHALIQEDVFFRSLGLVVTDEQHRFGVNQRSILRRKGYNPDVLTMTATPIPRTLAITVFGDMDVSTLSERPKGRVPITTYWVKPDMMERVLKLISREIDQGRQAYLICPLIEESEKLDVQNAIDLHVQMSQAFPGYKVGLLHGRMTTSEKDEVMRDFYRNEVQLLVSTTVVEVGVDVPNATLMIIMDADRFGLSQLHQLRGRVGRGEHPSYCVLMADPKSEIGQERMSAMTDTDDGFEVSRRDLELRGPGDFFGTKQSGLPEFRLADMTADFQVLEMARDDAAELLRDASFWTSPDYAPLRTYLQQEQIFQGDLID; the protein is encoded by the coding sequence ATGGTGCTGGCTTTGGAATCAATTGAAGTGAAACAAATAACTGGCGTGAGCGCTCAAAAGCAAAGCGAGCTTCACGCCTTTGGCGTCTTTACAGTGAAGGATCTGCTGGAGTATTATCCGTTCCGTTACGAGGATTTCCGGCCTAAGCCGCTCAGCGAGGTGAAGCATGGCGATAAGGCCACGGTGGTGGCTAAGGTTATCGGCATACCGGTGCTCCAGCGCTACGGCGGCAAATCGCGCATGAGCTGCAAGATGGTGGCTGAGCCGTGGATGTTCACCGCCACCTGGTTCAACCAGCATTATGCGCGTGAGCAGCTTACGGTGGGCCGCGAGGTGGTGCTGACAGGCAAATGGGACCAGAAGCGCAACCAGATCACGGTGACGAATTATGAGTTCCCTGACCGCGGAAGCGGCAAGACGGGAACGCTGCAGCCGGTCTATTCAGTGGGCGGCAAGATTACGCAATCGTGGATGCGCAAGATCATCGGCCAGGGGCTGCAGCAGTACGGGGAGATGATCCCTGAGATTCTGCCGCACAGTATTATGCGCAAATACGATTTCATGTCGCGTAAAAAGGCTATAGCGACCATTCACCAGCCGGAGGATACCCGTGAAGGCCAGCAGGGCAGGCGCCGGATGGTGTATGAGGAGCTGTTCCTGTTCCAGCTGAAGGTACAGGCCTTTCGTGTGCTGAACCGCGGCAGAATGGACGGTGTGGTCCATACGGTGGACAATGCGACGGTGCGGCAGTTTGTACGGAGCCTGCCCTTTGAGCTGACCGATGCCCAGAAGCATGTGGAACTGGAGATTCTGCAGGATATGCGCTCCGGGCACTGTATGAACCGGCTGCTGCAAGGGGATGTCGGCTCCGGCAAAACCGTGCTTGCGGCAATCGCGCTCTACGCCACGGTCAAATCGGGCTTTCAGGGTGCGCTGATGGTGCCGACCGAGATTCTGGCGGAGCAGCATATGCGTTCGCTTACCCGGATGTTTGAGCCGTTCGGCATCACGGTCGGTCTGTTAACCGGCAGTGTGAGCGGCCGCAAGCGCAAGGATCTGCTCGCCTCACTTCAGCTTGGCCTGCTGGATGTGGTGGTCGGAACCCATGCCCTGATCCAGGAGGATGTATTCTTCCGCTCTCTGGGGCTTGTCGTCACCGATGAGCAGCACCGCTTCGGGGTGAACCAGCGCAGTATTCTGCGGCGCAAGGGCTACAACCCGGATGTGCTGACCATGACGGCGACCCCGATTCCCCGGACACTCGCGATTACCGTTTTTGGCGACATGGATGTGTCTACACTGTCGGAGCGGCCGAAGGGCCGTGTGCCGATCACCACCTATTGGGTGAAGCCCGATATGATGGAACGGGTGCTGAAGCTGATCAGCCGGGAGATCGACCAGGGACGGCAGGCTTACCTGATCTGCCCGCTGATCGAGGAGTCAGAGAAGCTCGATGTGCAGAATGCGATTGATCTGCATGTGCAGATGTCGCAGGCTTTTCCGGGGTATAAGGTGGGGCTGCTGCACGGAAGAATGACGACGTCCGAGAAGGATGAGGTGATGCGGGACTTCTACCGCAACGAGGTGCAGCTCCTGGTCTCTACAACGGTGGTCGAGGTCGGCGTCGATGTTCCGAATGCCACACTGATGATCATTATGGATGCCGACCGCTTCGGGCTGTCCCAGCTGCACCAGCTGCGCGGCCGGGTCGGCAGAGGGGAGCATCCCTCCTACTGTGTGCTGATGGCTGATCCGAAGTCGGAGATCGGGCAGGAGCGGATGAGCGCGATGACCGACACGGATGACGGCTTCGAGGTCTCCCGGCGGGACCTGGAGCTGCGCGGGCCGGGGGATTTCTTCGGAACGAAGCAGAGCGGGCTGCCGGAGTTCCGGCTGGCGGATATGACCGCTGATTTCCAGGTGCTGGAGATGGCGCGCGATGATGCCGCAGAGCTGCTGCGGGATGCTTCGTTCTGGACTTCACCGGATTATGCCCCGCTGCGCACGTATTTGCAGCAGGAGCAGATTTTCCAGGGGGATTTAATTGACTGA
- a CDS encoding stage VI sporulation protein F → MGYQQYGISPALVERIKTKMKNPAVKERVKNMIKDISKQELQDTAVVRRLVRNAAAVMNEKLTSAQEEQIVKFVIAQKIDPNNTFHLIRLWGMFR, encoded by the coding sequence TTGGGTTATCAGCAATATGGAATCAGTCCGGCGCTGGTGGAACGCATCAAGACGAAGATGAAGAATCCGGCGGTGAAGGAACGCGTCAAGAATATGATTAAAGACATCTCCAAGCAGGAGCTGCAGGACACAGCGGTTGTCCGCAGGCTGGTGCGTAACGCAGCGGCTGTCATGAATGAGAAGCTGACCTCCGCGCAGGAGGAGCAGATTGTGAAATTCGTCATCGCCCAAAAGATTGATCCGAACAACACGTTTCATCTGATCCGCTTGTGGGGGATGTTCCGCTGA
- a CDS encoding YitT family protein — protein sequence MNIRYRSAAPRRHSKTLRLLAVTGGGLIAAVGLELFLMPHKLLPGGITGLSALIAHLTEMRLGLFLFLFNLPFILMSRRQISLRFALYTMLGLIGLTAGSLALHHFPAAVSEPLPAAIAGGLCLGLGLGISVRFGGLTAGSEQQSVRLLNGGPPKSAEMPIMLFNVAILLYGGSLFGWDQAMYSIIAYLLAFEALRFSLRDLSLTQAVWITSSKPEEIRRKLQQSLDREVKLVESSGPDGQPGTVFCLASRLEEEQLASIVHGCDKDSTIVINAARNNRIRALFRNKPPG from the coding sequence TTGAACATCCGTTATAGAAGCGCGGCCCCCCGCAGGCATTCCAAGACGCTGCGTCTGCTCGCAGTTACAGGTGGAGGCCTCATCGCTGCCGTAGGGCTTGAACTGTTCCTGATGCCCCACAAGCTGCTGCCGGGCGGAATCACCGGCTTATCTGCCCTGATCGCCCATCTCACCGAGATGCGCCTGGGCCTGTTTCTGTTCCTGTTCAATCTGCCCTTTATTCTGATGTCGCGCAGACAGATCAGTCTCCGCTTCGCACTGTATACGATGCTGGGCCTGATTGGACTTACAGCCGGCTCGCTGGCCCTGCACCACTTCCCTGCTGCCGTCAGCGAACCGCTGCCTGCAGCCATTGCAGGCGGCCTGTGCCTTGGCCTCGGCCTTGGCATCTCGGTCCGCTTCGGCGGCCTGACGGCGGGAAGCGAGCAGCAGAGCGTCCGCCTGCTGAACGGCGGTCCGCCCAAGTCGGCGGAGATGCCCATCATGCTGTTCAATGTCGCCATCCTGCTGTACGGCGGCTCCTTATTCGGCTGGGATCAGGCTATGTACAGCATTATCGCCTACCTGCTGGCTTTTGAAGCGCTGAGGTTCTCGCTGCGGGACCTGTCGCTCACACAGGCGGTCTGGATTACCAGCAGCAAGCCGGAGGAGATCCGCCGCAAGCTCCAGCAGTCGCTGGACCGCGAGGTCAAGCTCGTAGAGTCCTCCGGCCCTGACGGCCAGCCCGGCACCGTCTTCTGTCTGGCGAGCAGACTGGAGGAAGAGCAGCTGGCCTCCATCGTGCACGGCTGCGATAAGGACAGCACCATCGTTATTAACGCCGCCCGCAATAACCGGATCCGGGCGCTCTTCCGCAATAAGCCGCCGGGGTGA
- a CDS encoding DUF2500 domain-containing protein yields MNATFVLQLILVLIACFVAYTIVMQIKIWITNYTSPVESRLATAVTKRTEVWGGRGYLAGTHTSYYVTFEFRDGSRRELQVKPKAHALIVEGDTGELSYQGSRFRGFARH; encoded by the coding sequence TTGAATGCGACTTTTGTGCTGCAGCTGATTCTCGTGCTGATTGCGTGCTTCGTTGCCTATACGATTGTGATGCAGATTAAAATCTGGATTACCAATTACACCAGTCCCGTAGAGTCGCGGTTAGCTACAGCGGTGACCAAACGGACAGAGGTCTGGGGCGGAAGAGGGTATCTGGCGGGCACACATACGAGTTACTATGTCACCTTTGAATTCAGGGACGGGAGCCGCAGGGAGCTGCAGGTGAAGCCCAAGGCCCATGCGCTGATAGTGGAAGGGGATACGGGCGAGCTGTCTTACCAGGGCAGCCGCTTCAGGGGATTCGCCCGGCATTAG
- a CDS encoding cation-translocating P-type ATPase produces the protein MEKSQEGTYFHTLGTEEVLKRLDSRKEGLTGEQAARLLERYGRNMLQEAKRKSLLAKFMEQFKNVMIFILLAAAVLSGILGEWTDTVIILLVVVLNAVLGVIQENKAEQALEALKSMSSPLARVRRQGQVTEIKSEELVPGDIVLLEAGNVVPADLRLLEAASLKTEEAALTGESLPADKQTGVLEGADLVIGDRTNMAYMSSSVTYGRGVGVVTATGMNTEVGRIAGFISEAENEITPLQKKLDELGKYFTFIILGVCVVIFVVGWLEGRELLDMLLTSISLAVAAIPEGLPAIVTIILALGVQRMAGRKAIIRKLPAVETLGSTEIICSDKTGTLTLNKMTVEKLVVGTEAVEAGPALKDTPGGGLLLQAMTLCNDSSIDNGENTADSAERGQKAGGTRSGKVILGDPTETALVDYALSIGIDKRELEERHPRVAELPFDSDRKLMTTIHKLEDGQFRVLTKGAPDVLVSRCSHIYENGETVPLTEEHTRRIAAANKQLADEALRVLAYAYRDEAELPSAPSPEATEQALVFVGLTGMIDPPREEVRDAVAVCRRAGIRPVMITGDHRDTAAAIAKRLGIIEDDKAVLTGRELDGISEGDFAARVADYSVYARVSPEHKVRIVKAWRQQGKIVAMTGDGVNDAPALKSADIGVGMGITGTDVAKGVSDMVLADDNFTTIVVAVEEGRKVYSNIRKAIQFLLSANLGEVVTLFIATLIGWRILEPIHILWINLVTDTLPALALGLEKADRDAMAKKPRASTSSIFSGGVGVSIIYQGLLEAALTLLVYNWAHTHYDEGVAVTMAFATLGLLQLTHAFNVRSNTKSLFQIGLFSNRFMLGASVISGLLLVLVILIPGLNEWFGVEHLNGLQWGIVCGAALAIVVIVELVKLVLRISGRGKNWE, from the coding sequence ATGGAGAAGAGTCAGGAAGGCACGTATTTTCACACGCTGGGTACTGAAGAGGTGCTGAAGCGGCTGGATAGCCGGAAGGAAGGGTTAACCGGGGAGCAGGCCGCCAGGCTGCTGGAGCGTTACGGCAGAAATATGCTGCAGGAAGCGAAGCGCAAGTCGCTGCTGGCCAAATTTATGGAGCAGTTCAAGAATGTGATGATCTTCATTCTGCTGGCGGCTGCGGTACTGTCGGGGATTCTCGGGGAATGGACCGATACGGTGATCATTCTGCTGGTTGTTGTGCTGAACGCCGTGCTTGGCGTCATTCAGGAGAACAAAGCGGAGCAGGCGCTGGAGGCGCTCAAAAGCATGTCCTCCCCGCTCGCCAGAGTGCGGCGGCAAGGCCAGGTGACCGAGATCAAAAGCGAGGAGCTTGTGCCCGGCGATATCGTCCTGCTGGAGGCCGGCAATGTGGTGCCTGCGGATCTGCGGCTGCTGGAGGCGGCTTCCCTCAAGACCGAAGAGGCTGCACTCACAGGAGAGTCCCTGCCTGCAGATAAGCAGACCGGCGTGCTTGAAGGAGCCGATCTTGTTATCGGGGACCGGACGAATATGGCTTATATGAGCAGCAGCGTCACTTACGGCCGGGGTGTAGGCGTGGTGACAGCAACCGGCATGAATACGGAAGTGGGGCGGATTGCCGGGTTCATCTCCGAGGCAGAGAATGAAATTACTCCTTTGCAAAAAAAGCTCGATGAGCTGGGCAAATACTTCACCTTCATTATCCTGGGGGTCTGTGTCGTCATCTTCGTTGTCGGCTGGCTTGAAGGCAGAGAGCTGCTGGATATGCTGCTGACCTCAATCTCGCTGGCTGTCGCTGCGATTCCTGAGGGTCTTCCGGCGATCGTGACGATCATACTGGCGCTTGGAGTTCAGCGGATGGCGGGGCGCAAGGCGATTATCCGCAAGCTGCCTGCCGTTGAGACGCTGGGCAGTACCGAGATCATCTGCTCAGACAAAACAGGCACCCTGACGCTGAATAAAATGACGGTGGAGAAGCTGGTCGTAGGCACTGAGGCGGTGGAGGCGGGTCCTGCGCTGAAGGATACCCCCGGAGGCGGACTGCTGCTGCAAGCGATGACCTTGTGCAACGATTCCAGCATTGATAACGGCGAAAATACGGCAGATTCAGCCGAGAGGGGCCAAAAGGCTGGCGGCACCCGCAGCGGCAAGGTCATCCTCGGTGATCCTACGGAAACGGCGCTGGTCGATTATGCGTTAAGCATAGGGATCGATAAACGGGAGCTGGAGGAGCGCCATCCGCGTGTAGCCGAGCTGCCGTTTGATTCCGACCGCAAGCTGATGACTACGATCCATAAGCTGGAGGACGGCCAATTCCGGGTGCTGACCAAGGGGGCGCCGGACGTGCTGGTGTCCAGATGCAGCCATATCTATGAGAACGGTGAGACGGTTCCGCTGACGGAGGAGCACACCCGCCGGATTGCCGCTGCTAACAAGCAGCTGGCGGACGAAGCCCTGCGGGTTCTGGCTTACGCTTACCGTGACGAGGCGGAGCTGCCGTCAGCGCCTTCGCCCGAAGCGACAGAGCAGGCGCTGGTGTTCGTGGGGCTGACCGGGATGATTGACCCGCCGCGCGAGGAGGTCCGGGACGCTGTGGCCGTATGCAGACGGGCGGGTATCCGGCCGGTGATGATTACCGGGGACCACCGGGACACGGCAGCGGCCATTGCCAAGCGGCTTGGCATCATAGAGGATGACAAGGCGGTGCTGACCGGCCGCGAGCTGGATGGGATCAGCGAGGGGGATTTTGCCGCAAGGGTGGCTGATTATTCCGTGTATGCCCGGGTCTCCCCGGAGCATAAGGTGCGGATCGTCAAGGCTTGGAGGCAGCAGGGCAAGATCGTGGCCATGACCGGTGACGGAGTCAATGATGCGCCTGCGCTAAAATCCGCTGATATCGGAGTAGGGATGGGCATTACCGGGACGGATGTGGCGAAGGGTGTATCGGATATGGTGCTGGCCGATGATAATTTTACGACGATTGTTGTTGCCGTGGAGGAAGGCCGGAAGGTATACAGCAATATCCGCAAAGCGATCCAGTTCCTGCTGTCGGCTAATCTCGGGGAAGTGGTGACGCTGTTCATCGCTACCTTGATCGGCTGGCGGATTCTGGAGCCCATTCATATTCTGTGGATCAACCTGGTGACGGATACCCTGCCTGCGCTAGCCCTGGGGCTGGAGAAGGCGGACCGTGATGCGATGGCGAAGAAGCCGCGGGCCTCCACCAGCAGTATCTTCTCCGGCGGGGTCGGCGTATCGATTATCTATCAGGGGCTGCTGGAGGCGGCGCTGACTCTCTTGGTCTATAACTGGGCGCATACACATTATGATGAGGGCGTGGCGGTCACGATGGCGTTCGCTACCCTGGGGCTGCTGCAGCTTACCCATGCCTTCAACGTCAGATCCAATACGAAATCGCTGTTCCAGATAGGGTTGTTCAGCAACCGCTTCATGCTGGGGGCTTCGGTCATCTCCGGGCTGCTGCTGGTGCTGGTTATTCTGATTCCGGGACTGAACGAATGGTTCGGGGTGGAGCATTTGAACGGCTTGCAGTGGGGCATCGTCTGCGGGGCGGCACTGGCGATCGTGGTCATTGTTGAGCTGGTGAAGCTGGTGCTGCGGATAAGCGGGCGGGGCAAGAATTGGGAGTAG
- a CDS encoding NlpC/P60 family protein: MPIIKPQFSKIIMTAAILITAAGGTAACSNYSSKDTTPKVNSITPTGSFAGSYYEKNSYTDKEGKYWIPLKPAAASIGYRMKDDTSSGGYTKLGYSDVMYMLQPDSSQVFSLGQRITLPDVPIRREGQIYITPTALSKLLQTEVGWNPSTGEINISPPKDRETSGPNAGSGEAAKPLRIQSVSNVDTGELVAYAKKFLGVPYDFGAGPYEETKRFDCSSFTRHVFQKFGIDLPRLAKDQDNRGRRVSRSELEPGDLIFFTVPGRFESDAVPGHVGIYIGGGKFIHTWGDPGVQISDLDSGYWSNVMLHMQRVL; encoded by the coding sequence ATGCCAATAATCAAGCCGCAATTCAGCAAAATCATCATGACTGCCGCCATCCTGATCACCGCCGCAGGCGGTACGGCAGCCTGCAGCAACTATTCCAGTAAAGATACTACTCCCAAAGTCAACTCCATTACGCCCACGGGCAGCTTTGCCGGCAGCTACTATGAGAAGAATTCGTATACCGACAAGGAAGGAAAATACTGGATTCCGCTCAAGCCCGCGGCAGCATCCATCGGTTACAGGATGAAGGATGACACCTCAAGCGGCGGATATACGAAGCTGGGCTACAGCGATGTCATGTATATGCTGCAGCCGGATTCCAGCCAGGTGTTCTCATTAGGCCAGCGGATTACCCTTCCGGATGTCCCTATCCGGCGCGAAGGCCAAATCTACATCACACCCACCGCCCTGTCCAAGCTGCTCCAGACAGAGGTGGGCTGGAATCCGTCCACGGGCGAGATCAATATCTCGCCTCCCAAGGACAGAGAGACCTCCGGGCCGAATGCCGGGTCAGGGGAAGCGGCCAAGCCGCTGCGGATTCAGAGCGTATCGAATGTGGACACAGGTGAATTAGTTGCCTACGCCAAAAAGTTCCTTGGTGTCCCTTATGACTTCGGTGCCGGACCTTACGAGGAGACCAAACGCTTCGACTGCTCCTCCTTCACCCGCCATGTCTTCCAGAAGTTCGGCATCGATCTGCCCCGGCTGGCCAAAGACCAGGATAACCGCGGCAGACGGGTATCGCGGAGCGAGCTGGAGCCAGGGGACCTGATCTTCTTCACCGTACCCGGACGCTTCGAGAGCGATGCCGTTCCCGGCCATGTCGGCATCTATATCGGCGGCGGTAAATTCATTCACACCTGGGGTGATCCCGGTGTGCAGATCAGCGACCTGGACAGCGGATATTGGAGCAATGTGATGCTGCATATGCAGCGTGTGCTGTAA